One stretch of Halobaculum marinum DNA includes these proteins:
- a CDS encoding mechanosensitive ion channel family protein codes for MFTQSELLLQVGIPEFLQETVAQTIAFLPRLLGAAVILLIGWFIGIGVARVVRVIADRVEMDRAVLATPLGSILGGTEDAVSRAIGTLGKWFVYAVAILAAADVLAIPLLSEWIQTAVSYLPAFVAGLLVIVLGFVVADFIGDAITRTEAATENVYTGWFATATRLFLYFTVLVIGLSTMGVDTGILTVFAQAIAWGVAAAIAIGVGIAVGWGGHTYVQENIGRWAGRLSSATPSPRSDRMEGEGAPTADDD; via the coding sequence ATGTTCACCCAGTCCGAACTGCTACTACAGGTGGGGATCCCGGAGTTCCTCCAGGAGACTGTCGCACAGACGATCGCGTTCCTGCCGCGCCTCCTCGGGGCGGCGGTCATCCTGCTGATCGGGTGGTTCATCGGCATCGGCGTCGCCCGCGTGGTCCGCGTGATAGCCGACCGCGTCGAGATGGACCGGGCCGTGTTGGCGACGCCACTCGGGAGTATCCTCGGCGGGACAGAAGACGCCGTCTCACGAGCGATCGGCACGCTCGGCAAGTGGTTCGTCTACGCGGTCGCGATCCTCGCGGCGGCGGACGTGCTCGCGATCCCGCTGCTGTCGGAGTGGATCCAGACTGCGGTGTCGTACCTCCCGGCGTTCGTCGCGGGCCTGCTGGTGATCGTCCTCGGGTTCGTCGTCGCCGACTTCATCGGTGACGCGATCACCCGCACGGAGGCGGCGACCGAGAACGTCTACACCGGGTGGTTCGCCACCGCGACCCGGCTGTTCCTCTACTTCACGGTGCTCGTGATCGGCCTGTCGACGATGGGCGTCGACACTGGCATCCTCACCGTGTTCGCGCAGGCCATCGCCTGGGGCGTCGCCGCCGCCATCGCCATCGGCGTCGGCATCGCCGTCGGGTGGGGCGGGCACACCTACGTGCAGGAGAACATCGGTCGCTGGGCGGGTCGGCTGTCGTCCGCGACGCCCAGCCCCCGCAGCGACCGGATGGAGGGCGAGGGCGCCCCGACCGCCGACGACGACTGA
- a CDS encoding aminotransferase class I/II-fold pyridoxal phosphate-dependent enzyme, which yields MKFDAARDEPRTPHGSSDDPAVLDFSANCNPEVPDGVEAVYREAFADARTYPPEPPRDYRAAAAAYVDCAPDDVVPTPGGLAAIRLTIDLAVDPGDSVAVPFPSFGEYAREVRLQGGVPTFVPQAEVLEVDPADHALVVVCTPNNPTGNAYPDDDLRALAARCRDAGTPLLVDEAFLGFTDRPSLAGADGVVVARSLTKLFGLPGIRAGFAVATGEWGAALANARRTWNLGAPALATGAYCMRQDAFVRETRDRVASERTRLSTALADAGYGVHPSDAPFLLLDVGDRAVDAVLAHAADAGVALRDATTFRGLDSHVRVAVRLPEENDRLLEVLRGA from the coding sequence ATGAAGTTCGACGCCGCGCGTGACGAGCCGCGAACGCCCCACGGCAGCAGCGACGACCCCGCAGTGCTCGACTTCAGCGCCAACTGCAACCCCGAGGTGCCCGACGGCGTCGAGGCGGTGTACCGGGAGGCGTTCGCCGACGCGCGGACGTACCCCCCGGAGCCGCCCCGCGACTACCGCGCCGCCGCGGCGGCCTACGTCGACTGCGCCCCCGACGACGTGGTCCCGACGCCCGGCGGGCTGGCGGCGATCCGACTGACGATCGATCTGGCCGTCGACCCGGGCGACTCGGTCGCCGTCCCGTTCCCGAGTTTCGGCGAGTACGCCCGCGAGGTGCGCCTACAGGGCGGAGTACCGACGTTCGTCCCGCAGGCGGAGGTCCTCGAAGTCGACCCCGCCGACCACGCGCTCGTGGTCGTGTGCACCCCGAACAACCCGACCGGGAACGCGTACCCGGACGACGACCTGCGCGCCCTCGCCGCGCGGTGTCGCGACGCCGGGACGCCGCTGCTCGTCGACGAGGCGTTCCTCGGGTTCACCGACCGACCGTCGCTGGCGGGCGCCGACGGCGTGGTCGTCGCGCGCTCGCTGACGAAGCTGTTCGGCCTCCCTGGGATCCGCGCGGGCTTCGCCGTCGCGACCGGTGAGTGGGGCGCGGCGCTGGCGAACGCCCGGCGCACGTGGAACCTCGGGGCGCCCGCGCTGGCGACCGGCGCCTACTGCATGCGACAGGACGCGTTCGTCCGGGAGACTCGCGACCGGGTCGCGAGCGAACGCACACGGCTGTCGACGGCGCTCGCGGACGCCGGCTACGGCGTCCACCCGTCGGACGCGCCGTTCCTCCTGCTGGACGTCGGCGACCGCGCGGTCGACGCGGTGCTCGCACACGCCGCCGACGCGGGCGTGGCGCTGCGCGACGCGACGACGTTCCGCGGACTCGACAGCCACGTCCGGGTGGCCGTCCGCCTCCCCGAAGAGAACGACCGCCTACTGGAGGTGTTGCGTGGCGCCTGA
- a CDS encoding SLC13 family permease, with protein MAAPAVGMLVVFALVAVALVLFVTETVPPDITAIAVLVALAVLQPWTGVRATDAIQGFASTATVTIIAMYILSEGVQQTGIVERLGVALARVTRGDERRLLTATVGTTGVAAGIINNTPVVAVFIPMITGLADRAGLSPSKLLLPLSYAAMMGGTLTLIGTSTNLLASDLSRELLGRPVGMFEFTPLGLVVLVVGGAYLLTVGRWLTPARIPPDQDFTDEFDLDRYLSRVRVGEGATVLGQPLDAVEATFAGDDDVDLLQLKRNGESYLAPASDQTAQVGDVLIVRGTLQSITRLTEAPGLRLLHRDEVGEGELVEGPGTLVEAVVLPDSGLVGKTVAATGLEGALHTTVLAIRRGKHVVRESLDDVALDSGDTLLLQTTDEAIEYLVSDGDLLVTHRSADELPSTAEPAEPLAPLSPKTPWALGILGSVIALAALGVVPIVIAALGGVVAMVVTGTVTTADAYDAVSWNVVFLLAGVLPLGVAMQRTGGDALIASVLVGSADFLPVLGVVALFYVLTALLASIITPVASVVLMIPIAVDTASRIGANGFAFLLAVTFAASGAFMTPIGYQTNLMVYGPGNYRFTDYLRVGGPLQLLLAGVVTLGIAFFFGV; from the coding sequence ATGGCCGCGCCGGCGGTGGGAATGCTCGTCGTCTTCGCGTTGGTAGCGGTCGCGCTGGTCCTCTTCGTCACGGAGACGGTTCCCCCAGACATCACCGCTATCGCCGTCCTCGTCGCCCTTGCGGTCCTCCAGCCGTGGACGGGCGTCCGGGCGACCGATGCCATCCAGGGGTTCGCCAGCACGGCGACGGTCACGATCATCGCGATGTACATCCTGAGCGAGGGCGTCCAGCAGACGGGCATCGTCGAGCGGCTCGGCGTCGCGCTCGCGCGGGTCACGCGGGGCGACGAGCGCCGACTCCTCACGGCCACCGTCGGGACCACCGGAGTGGCCGCGGGCATCATCAACAACACGCCCGTCGTCGCGGTGTTCATCCCGATGATCACCGGGCTGGCCGACCGGGCCGGACTCTCCCCCTCGAAGCTCCTCCTCCCGCTGTCGTACGCGGCAATGATGGGGGGGACGCTCACCCTCATCGGCACGTCGACGAACCTGCTGGCCAGCGACCTCTCCCGGGAGTTGCTCGGCCGCCCGGTCGGGATGTTCGAGTTCACCCCGCTCGGGCTCGTCGTCTTGGTCGTCGGGGGCGCGTACCTGCTCACCGTCGGTCGGTGGCTGACCCCGGCGAGGATCCCACCCGACCAGGACTTCACCGACGAGTTCGACCTCGACCGGTACCTCTCGCGCGTCCGCGTCGGCGAGGGGGCGACAGTCCTCGGCCAGCCGCTCGACGCCGTCGAGGCGACGTTCGCGGGCGACGACGATGTCGACCTGCTCCAACTCAAGCGAAACGGCGAATCGTACCTGGCGCCGGCGAGCGACCAAACCGCCCAGGTGGGGGACGTGTTGATCGTCCGAGGAACGCTCCAGTCGATCACCCGCCTAACCGAGGCGCCGGGGCTCCGGCTCCTCCACCGCGACGAGGTCGGGGAGGGTGAACTCGTCGAGGGGCCCGGGACCCTCGTCGAGGCCGTCGTCCTCCCGGACTCGGGGCTCGTCGGGAAGACGGTGGCGGCGACGGGACTGGAGGGCGCCCTCCACACGACCGTGTTGGCGATCCGGCGGGGCAAGCACGTCGTCCGCGAGTCGCTCGACGACGTGGCGCTCGACTCCGGCGACACGCTCCTCCTCCAGACGACCGACGAGGCCATCGAGTACCTCGTGTCGGACGGCGACCTGCTGGTCACCCACCGCTCCGCCGACGAACTGCCGTCGACGGCGGAGCCGGCCGAGCCGCTCGCGCCGCTGAGTCCGAAGACCCCGTGGGCGCTCGGGATCTTGGGCTCGGTCATCGCGCTCGCCGCCCTCGGTGTCGTGCCGATCGTGATCGCCGCACTCGGCGGCGTCGTCGCGATGGTCGTCACCGGCACGGTCACGACCGCCGACGCCTACGACGCGGTGTCGTGGAACGTCGTCTTCCTGCTCGCGGGCGTCCTCCCCCTCGGCGTCGCGATGCAGCGAACGGGAGGCGACGCCCTCATCGCGTCGGTGCTCGTCGGGAGCGCCGACTTCCTCCCCGTCCTCGGGGTGGTGGCGCTGTTCTACGTCCTGACGGCGCTGTTGGCGAGTATCATCACGCCCGTGGCGAGCGTGGTGTTGATGATCCCGATCGCCGTCGACACCGCCTCCAGGATCGGGGCCAACGGCTTCGCGTTCCTCCTCGCGGTGACGTTCGCGGCCTCGGGCGCGTTCATGACCCCCATCGGGTACCAGACGAACCTGATGGTGTACGGTCCCGGGAACTACCGGTTCACCGACTACCTCCGCGTCGGCGGGCCGCTCCAACTGCTGCTCGCGGGCGTCGTCACCCTCGGCATCGCGTTCTTCTTCGGCGTCTGA
- a CDS encoding GNAT family N-acetyltransferase codes for MINATRHDADGYAVRLFEPSDRDDYLALHRRVLDGGSEAWFDWKYVDNPYTDHVAVVVATDGTRVVGTKSGMGFEVARGGERFLALQPGDTMVHPDHRRRGIYSRMTEYMKSAYATAPQALFFNYPNYATLPGSLKHGWREVGEVTTRYRVANPAALAGVDAGRFDAALDRLARTVADGLLRLPRLGTRVADRFLVRRHDDVPVGTLADLYRSAVPDTLHVVRDETYLDWRYDNPQWEYTAFTVERAGRPVLGAVVGCGDADGIRRASLVDVLPMRDRGDSDDGDAPAAGDTDRTAAEVALLDRVVSAVDADVLGVADGAFSPSVLARFGFLPDTAPPLSWVSTPSTLVAYPLDDALDTPALSSLDGWTLGLGDRDSR; via the coding sequence GTGATCAACGCGACCCGCCACGACGCCGACGGCTACGCGGTGCGGCTGTTCGAACCGAGCGACCGCGACGACTACCTCGCGCTCCACCGACGCGTGCTCGACGGGGGGAGCGAGGCGTGGTTCGACTGGAAGTACGTCGACAACCCGTACACCGACCACGTGGCCGTCGTCGTCGCCACCGACGGCACCCGCGTCGTCGGGACGAAGTCCGGCATGGGGTTCGAGGTGGCTCGCGGCGGCGAACGGTTCCTCGCGCTCCAGCCCGGAGACACGATGGTCCACCCCGACCACCGTCGCCGCGGCATCTACTCCCGGATGACGGAGTACATGAAGTCGGCGTACGCGACGGCGCCGCAGGCGCTGTTCTTCAACTATCCCAACTACGCGACGCTCCCCGGGAGCCTCAAACACGGCTGGCGGGAGGTGGGCGAAGTGACGACCCGCTACCGCGTCGCCAACCCCGCGGCGCTCGCTGGCGTCGACGCGGGCCGGTTCGACGCGGCGCTCGACCGCCTCGCACGGACGGTCGCCGACGGCCTCCTCCGACTCCCCCGTCTCGGAACGCGAGTGGCCGACCGGTTCTTGGTGCGGCGCCACGACGACGTCCCGGTCGGGACGCTCGCGGACCTCTACCGGTCGGCCGTCCCCGACACCCTCCACGTCGTTCGCGACGAGACGTACCTCGACTGGCGGTACGACAATCCCCAGTGGGAGTACACCGCGTTCACCGTCGAGCGCGCGGGACGACCGGTGCTCGGAGCCGTCGTCGGGTGCGGCGACGCCGACGGTATCCGACGGGCGTCGCTTGTCGACGTGCTCCCGATGCGCGACCGCGGAGACAGCGACGACGGCGACGCTCCCGCCGCAGGGGACACCGACCGGACCGCGGCCGAGGTGGCGCTGCTCGACCGCGTCGTCTCGGCAGTCGACGCGGACGTGCTCGGCGTCGCCGACGGCGCGTTCTCCCCGTCGGTGCTCGCGCGATTCGGGTTCCTCCCGGACACTGCACCGCCGCTGTCGTGGGTGTCGACGCCGAGCACGCTCGTGGCGTACCCCCTCGACGACGCGCTCGACACGCCGGCGCTGTCGTCGCTCGACGGGTGGACCCTCGGACTCGGCGACCGCGACAGCCGGTGA
- a CDS encoding cob(I)yrinic acid a,c-diamide adenosyltransferase, whose amino-acid sequence MTDDTHETTDGDRTDADDDRHANTPGKGVAPDARGIEPSAPEEFGLVQTWWGDGKGKTTAALGMAFRAAGHGYRVHLLQFMKGGAASVEDVRGEYNAIAAMPGVTYEHSGHYGWHGMADGTDEVDHAARAEGGFERAQTLVDGWADADLTAPLALDGAPEAGAHMLILDEVVYAANRGLVDPDDLVALAESKPDALELVLTGGHEEPEYLYDVSDLVTNVRKVKHPFDEGHRARKGTEY is encoded by the coding sequence ATGACCGACGACACACACGAGACGACCGACGGCGACCGGACCGACGCGGACGACGACCGCCACGCGAACACGCCCGGGAAGGGCGTCGCCCCCGACGCGCGGGGGATCGAACCGAGCGCCCCCGAGGAGTTCGGCCTCGTCCAGACGTGGTGGGGCGACGGCAAGGGGAAGACGACCGCCGCGCTCGGGATGGCGTTCCGCGCCGCGGGGCACGGCTACCGCGTCCACCTGCTCCAGTTCATGAAGGGCGGCGCCGCCAGCGTCGAGGACGTCCGCGGCGAGTACAACGCCATCGCGGCGATGCCGGGCGTCACCTACGAGCACTCGGGCCACTACGGCTGGCACGGGATGGCCGACGGCACCGACGAGGTCGACCACGCCGCCCGCGCCGAGGGCGGGTTCGAGCGCGCGCAGACCCTGGTCGACGGCTGGGCCGACGCCGACCTGACGGCGCCGCTGGCGCTCGACGGCGCTCCCGAGGCCGGCGCCCACATGCTGATCCTCGACGAGGTGGTGTACGCCGCCAACCGCGGGCTCGTCGACCCCGACGACCTCGTCGCGCTCGCGGAGTCGAAGCCCGACGCGCTGGAACTCGTGCTCACGGGCGGCCACGAGGAGCCAGAGTACCTCTACGACGTGTCGGACCTGGTCACGAACGTCCGCAAGGTGAAACACCCGTTCGACGAGGGCCACCGCGCCCGGAAGGGCACCGAGTACTGA
- a CDS encoding CoA transferase has product MGSLDDLTVLDLTRVLGGPYCTMLLADMGANVLKIEPPGGDWVRRTPPFLHGEDEPYGGYFQSINRGKSSLELDLTDPDDRADFLDLVDRADVLVENYRAGTMEKFDLSYERLHDRNPGLVYAAIRGFGDPRTGATPEQDRPAYDLVVQAMAGVMQINGQPDDPPTKIGVGIGDLFTGVLSAVGILSALHHRERTGEGQFVDTSMYDAMLSMCERTVYQYSYTGEVPGRVGNAHPILFPYDAFEAADGLVVVAAIGPTQWDALCRAIDRPDLVEYREQSLRLANREYLTEQITDWTSERTVDQVLDTLDTVVPCAPVQDVADVFEAGIADRREMLVDLPHPSTGESATVAGSPIKMTATPTGPKGRAPLLDEHRAAVLGSDRPQVEARAQTDGSGDSPTEDDS; this is encoded by the coding sequence ATGGGTTCCCTCGACGATCTCACGGTACTCGACCTCACTCGCGTCCTCGGGGGTCCGTACTGTACCATGCTCTTGGCGGACATGGGGGCGAACGTCCTCAAGATCGAACCGCCGGGAGGCGACTGGGTTCGCCGGACGCCGCCGTTTCTCCACGGCGAGGACGAACCGTACGGCGGCTACTTTCAGAGCATCAACCGAGGGAAATCGAGCCTCGAACTCGACTTGACCGACCCGGACGACCGGGCGGACTTCCTCGACCTCGTCGACCGCGCGGACGTGCTCGTCGAGAACTACCGCGCGGGGACGATGGAGAAGTTCGACCTCTCCTACGAGCGACTCCACGACCGCAACCCGGGGCTGGTGTACGCGGCGATCCGCGGCTTCGGCGACCCGCGAACTGGGGCGACCCCCGAGCAGGACCGCCCAGCCTACGACCTCGTCGTGCAGGCGATGGCCGGCGTCATGCAGATCAACGGCCAGCCCGACGATCCGCCGACGAAGATCGGCGTCGGCATCGGCGACCTGTTCACGGGCGTGCTCAGCGCCGTCGGCATCCTCTCGGCGCTCCACCACCGCGAGCGCACCGGCGAGGGGCAGTTCGTCGACACCTCGATGTACGACGCAATGTTGTCGATGTGCGAGCGGACCGTCTACCAGTACTCCTACACCGGCGAGGTCCCCGGGCGCGTCGGCAACGCCCACCCGATCTTGTTCCCGTACGACGCCTTCGAGGCGGCAGACGGCCTCGTCGTGGTCGCGGCCATCGGACCGACGCAGTGGGACGCGCTGTGTCGCGCCATCGACCGCCCCGACCTGGTCGAGTACCGCGAGCAGTCGCTTCGCCTCGCGAACCGCGAGTATCTGACCGAGCAGATCACCGACTGGACCAGCGAGCGGACCGTCGACCAGGTGCTCGACACGCTCGACACGGTCGTGCCGTGTGCCCCCGTCCAGGACGTGGCGGACGTGTTCGAGGCGGGCATCGCCGACCGACGGGAGATGCTGGTCGACCTCCCCCACCCGAGCACCGGCGAGTCGGCGACCGTCGCCGGGTCGCCGATCAAGATGACGGCGACGCCGACTGGCCCGAAGGGTCGTGCGCCGCTCCTCGACGAACACCGGGCGGCTGTACTCGGGAGCGACCGACCGCAGGTGGAGGCGCGAGCGCAGACCGACGGCTCCGGCGACTCTCCGACGGAGGACGACTCGTGA
- a CDS encoding cobyric acid synthase, whose protein sequence is MVDGTGGGERVGGRDERGVVGDDTDDPDDGDAATLLVAGTASHVGKSTVVAGICRRLADAGVDVAPFKAQNMSNNARAVATPDSGWGEIGVSQYVQARAARIAPTTDLNPVLLKPRGDGESQLVIDGEAVGHFEAGSYYDDHWERARDAAERAYERLAAAHDVIVAEGAGSIAEINLHDRDLANVETARFGDASILLLGDIERGGVFASLYGTLELVPDDLRERVAATAITKFRGDASLLESGIADLERRTGVPVDAVLPYDDPGLPEEDSVSLPPPGERSRLGDDDGVADDHAVTVGVPRLPRVSNFTDLSPLARTPGVRVAYRPLDDDLAGVDAVVVPGTKNTVDDLLALRAGRLGEAIRTFDGPVVGVCGGYQILGEQITNAAVEGTGDAETVDGLGLLPVVTRFSEQKRVEAVTVAVDGGAGPFAGVEEVVSGYEIHMGRTEPTGDGDPLATPLEPGSVAVGDVAGTYLHGAFETDAVREAFVDAVFAHAGRARPDDGCDADDDPYDAAAALVGELDFGRLFGGAAPSTVGDADGAVDEDR, encoded by the coding sequence ATGGTCGACGGCACCGGCGGCGGCGAGCGGGTCGGCGGGCGCGACGAGCGCGGCGTGGTCGGCGACGACACAGACGACCCCGACGACGGCGACGCCGCGACGCTGCTCGTCGCCGGCACCGCCAGCCACGTCGGGAAGAGCACCGTCGTCGCCGGGATCTGCCGCCGACTCGCGGACGCGGGCGTCGACGTCGCGCCGTTCAAAGCCCAGAACATGAGCAACAACGCCCGCGCCGTGGCGACGCCCGACAGCGGCTGGGGAGAGATCGGCGTCTCGCAGTACGTGCAAGCACGCGCCGCCCGAATCGCGCCGACGACGGACCTGAACCCCGTCCTCCTTAAGCCCCGCGGCGACGGTGAGAGCCAACTGGTGATCGACGGCGAGGCCGTCGGCCACTTCGAGGCGGGCAGCTACTACGACGACCACTGGGAGCGGGCGCGAGACGCCGCCGAACGTGCCTACGAGCGCCTCGCCGCCGCTCACGACGTGATCGTCGCCGAGGGCGCCGGCTCCATCGCCGAGATCAACCTCCACGACCGCGACCTCGCCAACGTCGAGACGGCACGCTTCGGCGACGCGTCGATCCTCTTGTTGGGCGACATCGAGCGCGGCGGCGTGTTCGCGAGCCTCTACGGCACGCTCGAACTGGTCCCCGACGACCTCCGCGAGCGCGTCGCCGCGACCGCGATCACGAAGTTCCGCGGCGACGCGAGCCTGCTGGAGTCGGGCATCGCCGACCTGGAACGCCGGACGGGCGTCCCCGTCGACGCGGTGCTCCCGTACGACGACCCCGGCCTCCCCGAGGAGGACAGCGTCTCGCTCCCGCCGCCCGGCGAGCGTTCCCGCCTCGGCGACGACGACGGCGTCGCCGACGACCACGCGGTCACGGTCGGCGTCCCGCGCCTCCCCCGCGTGTCGAACTTCACCGACCTGTCGCCGCTGGCGCGGACGCCCGGCGTCCGAGTCGCGTACCGCCCGCTCGACGACGACCTCGCCGGCGTCGACGCGGTCGTCGTCCCGGGGACGAAGAACACCGTGGACGACCTGCTCGCGCTGCGAGCGGGGCGCCTCGGCGAGGCGATCCGGACGTTCGACGGGCCCGTGGTCGGCGTCTGCGGCGGCTACCAGATCCTCGGCGAGCAGATCACGAACGCCGCCGTCGAGGGTACCGGCGACGCCGAGACGGTCGACGGGTTGGGACTCTTGCCGGTGGTGACGCGCTTCAGCGAACAGAAGCGCGTAGAGGCGGTCACGGTCGCCGTCGACGGCGGCGCGGGGCCGTTCGCCGGCGTCGAGGAAGTCGTCTCGGGGTACGAGATCCACATGGGACGGACCGAGCCGACCGGGGACGGCGACCCGCTCGCGACGCCGCTTGAGCCCGGGAGCGTCGCCGTCGGCGACGTGGCGGGGACGTACCTCCACGGCGCATTCGAGACCGACGCCGTCCGGGAGGCGTTCGTGGACGCGGTGTTCGCCCACGCGGGGCGTGCGCGCCCCGACGACGGTTGCGACGCCGACGACGACCCGTACGACGCGGCGGCGGCGCTCGTGGGTGAACTCGACTTTGGACGGCTGTTCGGCGGAGCGGCGCCGTCGACGGTGGGCGACGCCGACGGCGCGGTCGACGAGGACCGGTAG
- a CDS encoding class I SAM-dependent methyltransferase — translation MSTPCVRAPVSAGETTRQALAERDLLDGDREIAVEDGDIYLPVVDADAAREAGYEVVARETTERDGPTPPAEILGVEPSYERLGDVVILDEDDPERAREVADAIVESDVPCETVVNRASKVAGEYRVREWDVLYGDDTETVHREYGHEFALDIAEVYFSPRLATERHRVVEQVSDGEHVVDMFAGVGPFAVPMAARGAEVLGCDVNPAAIRYLQENAQRNGVADRITALEGDVRETTADYDDWADRIVMNLPHSADEFLDTAVRLAGDDCVLHLYDITHEDDPFGPGERAVRAAAEPAGYTVAVETRREVRSYAPHEVNVCLDVRIRRA, via the coding sequence ATGTCAACGCCGTGCGTCCGCGCCCCCGTCTCGGCGGGCGAGACGACGAGACAGGCGCTCGCCGAGCGCGACCTCCTCGACGGCGACCGCGAAATCGCCGTCGAGGACGGCGACATCTACCTCCCGGTCGTCGACGCCGACGCCGCCCGCGAGGCCGGCTACGAGGTGGTCGCCCGCGAGACGACCGAGCGCGACGGGCCGACGCCACCCGCCGAGATCCTCGGCGTCGAACCCTCCTACGAGCGCCTCGGCGACGTGGTGATCCTCGACGAGGACGACCCCGAGCGCGCCCGCGAGGTCGCCGACGCCATCGTCGAGTCGGACGTGCCCTGCGAGACGGTCGTCAACCGCGCCTCGAAGGTCGCCGGCGAGTACCGCGTCCGCGAGTGGGACGTGCTGTACGGCGACGACACCGAGACCGTCCACCGCGAGTACGGCCACGAGTTCGCCCTCGACATCGCCGAGGTGTACTTCTCGCCCCGCCTCGCGACCGAGCGCCACCGCGTCGTCGAACAGGTCAGCGACGGCGAGCACGTCGTCGACATGTTCGCCGGCGTCGGCCCGTTCGCGGTGCCGATGGCCGCCCGCGGCGCCGAGGTGCTCGGGTGCGACGTGAACCCCGCGGCGATCCGGTACCTGCAGGAGAACGCCCAGCGCAACGGCGTCGCCGACCGGATCACCGCGCTGGAGGGCGACGTGCGCGAGACGACCGCCGACTACGACGACTGGGCCGACCGGATCGTGATGAACCTCCCGCACAGCGCCGACGAGTTCCTCGACACCGCGGTCCGCCTCGCGGGCGACGACTGCGTCCTCCACCTGTACGACATCACCCACGAGGACGACCCGTTCGGTCCGGGCGAGCGTGCGGTCCGGGCGGCGGCAGAACCCGCGGGGTACACCGTGGCGGTGGAGACGCGTCGGGAGGTGCGGTCGTACGCGCCCCACGAGGTGAACGTCTGTCTGGACGTGCGGATCCGACGGGCGTGA
- a CDS encoding adenosylcobinamide amidohydrolase, producing the protein MAPDLRVRDGVLELRRPATRWLSTGFAGGFVDAPAAYNVSVPEGWERTDLDAYVAERLAGAGFESPPDGPALLTGVDMRHARAARSGPVLAVATAGVSNPAALPTADDRPVGVEADAVAGADPAGDSTGQASAGSRSDGADGPGRGTVNVLLATERRLDDGALANLVSVAAEAKATTLLAATGFPGTTTDAVVAGSARDGEPAPFSGSATDVGSAARACVRDAVRASLDARYAAGDRALPASVADAEYGVVTDRETEVFRP; encoded by the coding sequence GTGGCGCCTGACCTGCGCGTCCGCGACGGCGTCCTTGAACTCCGCCGCCCGGCCACGCGCTGGCTGTCGACGGGGTTCGCCGGCGGCTTCGTCGACGCCCCCGCCGCGTACAACGTCTCCGTCCCGGAGGGGTGGGAGCGCACCGACCTCGACGCGTACGTCGCCGAGCGACTCGCCGGCGCCGGCTTCGAGTCCCCGCCCGACGGCCCGGCGCTGTTGACGGGCGTCGACATGCGCCACGCGCGGGCCGCCCGCTCGGGGCCCGTGCTCGCGGTCGCGACGGCGGGCGTCTCCAACCCCGCGGCGCTGCCGACGGCCGACGACCGACCGGTGGGCGTCGAGGCCGACGCGGTCGCGGGGGCGGATCCCGCCGGCGACTCGACCGGACAGGCGTCCGCCGGATCCCGGAGCGACGGCGCCGACGGGCCGGGTCGCGGCACGGTGAACGTCCTGCTCGCGACCGAGCGCCGCCTCGACGACGGCGCGCTCGCGAACCTCGTGAGCGTCGCCGCCGAGGCGAAGGCGACCACCCTGTTGGCGGCGACGGGGTTCCCGGGGACGACGACCGACGCGGTGGTCGCCGGGAGCGCCCGAGACGGCGAGCCCGCGCCGTTCTCCGGGAGCGCGACCGACGTTGGGAGCGCCGCCCGGGCGTGCGTCCGCGACGCCGTGCGTGCGAGCCTCGACGCGCGGTACGCCGCCGGCGACCGCGCTTTGCCAGCGTCCGTCGCCGACGCCGAGTACGGCGTGGTGACCGACCGTGAGACGGAGGTGTTCCGTCCGTGA